In bacterium YEK0313, one genomic interval encodes:
- the lpxH gene encoding UDP-2,3-diacylglucosamine hydrolase: MAEKRYRAMFISDVHLGARGSQTKLLIDFLRYNDADVIYLVGDIIDGWQLKRGWHWPQSHNDVVQKLLRKVRKGSQIIYLPGNHDEFLRDYFGTHFGGIEVMDEAIYTSADGKRFLVVHGDAFDVVVMHARWLAHLGDWAYDAAIYLNRWFNLVRRKLGLTYWSLSAWAKLKVKKAVNFIGAFEEALASEARRQKVDGVICGHIHHAAIHDQHGIRYMNCGDWVESCSALVETYEGRFEIVRWTEILPETAAPAAAAEAEADLPLPLPGGRKVAA, encoded by the coding sequence ATGGCGGAGAAGCGCTACCGGGCAATGTTCATTTCCGACGTGCATCTTGGCGCGCGCGGGTCGCAGACCAAGCTGCTCATCGACTTTCTGCGCTACAATGACGCCGATGTGATCTATCTCGTCGGCGACATCATCGACGGCTGGCAGCTCAAGCGCGGCTGGCACTGGCCACAATCGCACAACGACGTGGTGCAGAAGCTGCTGCGCAAGGTGCGCAAGGGGTCGCAGATCATCTATCTGCCCGGCAACCACGACGAATTCCTGCGCGACTATTTCGGCACCCATTTCGGCGGGATCGAGGTGATGGACGAGGCGATCTACACCTCGGCCGACGGCAAGCGCTTCCTGGTGGTGCATGGCGACGCCTTCGACGTGGTGGTCATGCATGCCCGCTGGCTCGCCCATCTCGGCGACTGGGCCTATGACGCGGCGATCTATCTCAACCGCTGGTTCAACCTCGTCCGGCGCAAGCTGGGGCTGACCTACTGGTCGCTGTCGGCCTGGGCCAAGCTGAAGGTGAAGAAGGCGGTCAATTTCATCGGCGCCTTCGAAGAGGCGCTCGCCAGCGAGGCGCGCCGGCAGAAGGTCGACGGCGTCATCTGCGGCCATATCCATCACGCCGCCATCCACGACCAGCACGGCATCCGCTACATGAACTGCGGCGACTGGGTGGAGAGCTGCTCGGCGCTCGTCGAGACCTATGAGGGCCGGTTCGAGATCGTCCGCTGGACCGAGATCCTGCCGGAGACGGCGGCGCCGGCCGCCGCCGCCGAGGCCGAAGCCGATCTGCCCCTGCCGCTGCCCGGCGGCCGGAAGGTTGCCGCCTGA
- the ubiE_2 gene encoding Demethylmenaquinone methyltransferase, producing MAGDLDRETMEKAYARWAPIYDAVCGPVFEQGRRAAAQAARRVGGRILEVGVGTGLSFSDYDATTEITGIDLSEPMVAKARERMTSGAFPHVKDVRVMDAHDLAFPDESFDCVVAQFVITLVERPERVLDECARVARPGAEIILVNHLYSERGLAAAIERWFSKHAHTFGLRPEFPFARLQAWAANHGGAAVIERRRVGPLGVYSLVRFRKHAAGMAHDQRRLAAG from the coding sequence ATGGCAGGAGATCTCGATCGCGAAACGATGGAGAAAGCCTATGCCCGCTGGGCGCCGATCTACGACGCCGTCTGCGGCCCGGTCTTCGAGCAGGGCCGCCGGGCGGCCGCCCAGGCCGCGCGGCGCGTCGGCGGCCGGATCCTGGAGGTCGGCGTCGGCACCGGCCTGTCCTTCTCCGATTACGACGCCACCACCGAGATCACCGGCATCGACCTGTCCGAACCGATGGTCGCCAAGGCGCGCGAGCGGATGACGAGCGGCGCCTTTCCCCATGTGAAGGACGTCCGGGTCATGGACGCCCATGACCTCGCCTTTCCCGACGAGAGCTTCGACTGCGTCGTCGCCCAATTCGTGATCACCCTGGTCGAGCGCCCGGAGCGGGTCCTGGACGAATGTGCCCGCGTCGCCCGGCCGGGCGCCGAGATCATCCTCGTCAACCATCTCTACTCCGAACGGGGCCTTGCCGCCGCCATCGAGCGCTGGTTCTCCAAACATGCCCACACATTCGGCCTGCGACCGGAATTTCCCTTCGCACGCCTCCAGGCCTGGGCGGCCAACCACGGTGGCGCCGCGGTGATCGAGCGCCGCCGCGTCGGGCCGCTCGGCGTCTATTCGCTCGTCCGCTTCCGCAAGCACGCCGCCGGAATGGCGCACGATCAGCGCCGGCTGGCGGCCGGCTGA
- the pepF1 gene encoding Oligoendopeptidase F, plasmid, giving the protein MRRTFQAAHAKGAGERAKATDALGALPQWDLSALYPAMDAPAVRRDLDKAEREAIAFETAFKGRLAAIAADAGAETELADAVVRYEALEDLLGRLASFAGLVYAGDTTDPIRSKFYGDIQEKITAISSHLLFFTLELNRIEDAHIERAMSGARLGHYRPWLEDLRRDKPFQLEDRIEQLFHEKNMTGRAAWNRLFDETIANLRFTVDGENLTLEPTLNLLQDPVEERRKAASDALAATFRDNLRTFTLITNTLAKDKEIVDRWRGFEDVADSRHLSNRVEREVVDALVDAVRAAYPKLSHRYYKLKARWFGRDTLNHWDRNAPLPKVETRTIPWTEARDTVLSAYAGFSPDMAAIARRFFDENWIDAPVRPGKAPGAFAHPTVPSSHPYVLLNYQGKPRDVMTLAHELGHGVHQVLAAPNGPLMAPTPLTLAETASVFGEMLTFKAVLEATTDRVQKKALLASKVEDMINTVVRQIAFYSYERKVHMARREGELTADQICEAWMSVQAESLGPAIALKPGYETFWAYIPHFIHSPFYVYAYAFGDCLVNSLYAVYETADKGFAERYLAMLAAGGTKHHSEVLAPFGLDAREPAFWQGGLSVIERMIAELEAMEG; this is encoded by the coding sequence ATGCGTCGAACGTTCCAGGCTGCCCATGCCAAAGGCGCGGGCGAACGCGCCAAGGCCACGGACGCGCTCGGCGCCTTGCCGCAATGGGATCTGAGCGCGCTCTATCCGGCCATGGACGCGCCGGCGGTGCGCCGCGACCTCGACAAGGCCGAGCGCGAAGCCATCGCCTTCGAGACCGCCTTCAAGGGCCGCCTGGCGGCCATCGCCGCGGATGCCGGCGCCGAGACCGAGCTTGCCGACGCGGTCGTCCGCTACGAGGCGCTCGAGGACCTGCTCGGCCGCCTCGCTTCCTTCGCCGGCCTCGTCTATGCCGGCGACACGACCGATCCGATCCGATCCAAGTTCTACGGCGACATCCAGGAAAAGATCACCGCGATCTCGTCGCATCTCCTGTTCTTCACCCTGGAACTGAACCGCATCGAGGATGCCCATATCGAGCGGGCCATGTCCGGCGCGCGGCTCGGCCACTACCGACCCTGGCTGGAGGATCTCCGGCGCGACAAGCCGTTCCAGCTCGAGGACCGCATCGAGCAGCTGTTCCACGAAAAGAACATGACCGGCCGGGCGGCCTGGAACCGGCTGTTCGACGAGACCATCGCCAATCTGCGCTTCACCGTCGATGGCGAGAACCTGACGCTGGAACCCACCCTCAACCTGCTGCAGGACCCGGTCGAGGAGCGTCGCAAGGCGGCCTCCGACGCGCTCGCCGCCACCTTCAGGGACAATCTGCGCACCTTCACGCTGATCACCAACACCCTCGCCAAGGACAAGGAGATCGTCGACCGCTGGCGCGGCTTCGAGGATGTCGCGGATTCCCGCCACCTGAGCAACCGGGTCGAGCGCGAGGTGGTCGACGCCCTGGTCGACGCGGTGCGCGCCGCCTATCCGAAGCTCTCGCACCGCTACTACAAGCTGAAGGCGCGCTGGTTCGGCCGCGACACGCTGAACCATTGGGACCGCAACGCACCGCTGCCCAAGGTCGAGACCCGCACCATTCCCTGGACCGAGGCGCGCGACACGGTGCTCTCGGCCTATGCCGGCTTCTCGCCCGACATGGCCGCCATCGCGCGGCGCTTCTTCGACGAGAACTGGATCGACGCGCCGGTGCGGCCCGGCAAGGCGCCGGGCGCCTTCGCCCACCCGACCGTGCCGTCCTCGCATCCCTATGTGCTGCTCAACTACCAGGGCAAGCCGCGCGACGTGATGACCCTCGCCCACGAGCTCGGCCACGGCGTGCACCAGGTGCTGGCCGCGCCGAACGGGCCGCTGATGGCTCCGACGCCGCTGACCCTCGCCGAGACGGCCTCGGTCTTCGGCGAGATGCTGACCTTCAAGGCGGTCCTGGAGGCCACCACCGACCGCGTGCAGAAGAAGGCCCTGCTCGCCTCGAAGGTCGAGGACATGATCAATACGGTGGTCCGCCAGATCGCCTTCTATTCCTACGAGCGCAAGGTGCACATGGCCCGCCGCGAGGGCGAGCTGACCGCCGACCAGATCTGCGAGGCCTGGATGAGCGTGCAGGCCGAAAGCCTCGGGCCGGCCATCGCGCTGAAGCCGGGATACGAGACCTTCTGGGCCTATATCCCGCACTTCATCCACTCGCCCTTCTACGTCTACGCCTATGCCTTCGGCGACTGCCTGGTGAACTCGCTCTATGCCGTCTACGAGACAGCGGACAAGGGCTTTGCCGAGCGCTACCTCGCCATGCTGGCCGCCGGCGGCACCAAGCACCATTCCGAGGTGCTCGCCCCGTTCGGGCTCGATGCGCGCGAGCCCGCCTTCTGGCAAGGTGGCCTCAGCGTCATCGAGCGGATGATCGCCGAGCTGGAGGCCATGGAGGGCTGA
- a CDS encoding SnoaL-like polyketide cyclase, translated as MSHQTEIVTLFYKGLWDKADKSLIPTIFHEGFTFRGSLGPVLVGHEAFAGYVDFVTGALENYTSDILELVEQDNRVAGRLRFHGLHRAELFGFAPTGKHVAWAGAPFFTFEGDKVRDLWVLGDVNGLLEQLRANQAAWDPGRA; from the coding sequence ATGTCGCACCAGACCGAAATCGTCACGCTGTTTTACAAGGGCTTGTGGGACAAGGCGGACAAGAGCCTCATTCCCACCATCTTCCACGAGGGCTTCACCTTTCGCGGCTCGCTCGGCCCGGTCCTGGTCGGCCACGAGGCCTTCGCAGGCTATGTCGATTTTGTCACCGGGGCGCTCGAGAACTATACGAGCGACATCCTGGAACTGGTCGAGCAGGACAACCGCGTCGCCGGCCGGCTGCGCTTCCATGGCCTGCATCGCGCCGAGCTGTTCGGCTTCGCACCGACCGGCAAACACGTCGCCTGGGCCGGCGCGCCGTTCTTCACCTTCGAGGGCGACAAGGTGCGCGATCTCTGGGTGCTCGGCGACGTCAACGGCCTGCTCGAGCAGCTCCGCGCCAACCAGGCGGCCTGGGACCCCGGCCGGGCCTGA
- the ubiB_1 gene encoding putative protein kinase UbiB: MSERDDEANRLTGRLSRYARVGVNVSGAAASIAAARLFGRSIDREKNAADLTRALGGLKGPIMKVAQLLSTIPEVLPPEYASELQKLQSEAPPMGPAFVKRRMMAELGPDWEKRFAAFDKIPAAAASLGQVHRASAHDGMALACKLQYPDMQSAVEADLVQLEVLFALQRRMDPAIDTREIIKEISARVREELDYRREAKHAALYAEVLKDEPLVRVPTVRPELSTGRLLTLSWLEGTRMLSHVEASLAERNRLATAMFRAWWHPFAAIGVIHGDPHLGNYTVFAQDGEAGGINLLDYGCVRVFPVRFIGAVIDLYKGLEAGDEARVVHAYETWGFKNLRKDLIEVLNMWARFIYGPLLDDRVRTIADGVAPGEYGRREAFQVHKALKERGPVTIPQEFVLMDRAAIGLGGVFLHLKAELNFYRLYNEEIDTFSLEAVAARQDRALGLAGLKAA; the protein is encoded by the coding sequence ATGTCCGAACGTGACGATGAAGCCAACCGCCTGACCGGGCGCCTGTCCCGCTATGCCCGGGTGGGCGTCAACGTCTCGGGCGCCGCCGCCTCGATCGCCGCCGCCCGGCTGTTCGGCAGGTCTATCGACCGGGAGAAGAACGCCGCCGACCTGACCCGCGCGCTGGGCGGGCTGAAGGGGCCGATCATGAAGGTCGCCCAGCTCCTGTCGACCATTCCCGAAGTGCTGCCGCCGGAATATGCCAGCGAGCTGCAGAAACTGCAGTCGGAGGCCCCGCCCATGGGGCCGGCCTTCGTCAAGCGACGCATGATGGCCGAGCTCGGCCCGGACTGGGAAAAACGCTTCGCTGCCTTCGACAAGATCCCCGCCGCCGCCGCCTCGCTCGGCCAGGTCCATCGCGCCAGCGCCCATGACGGCATGGCGCTCGCCTGCAAGCTGCAATATCCCGACATGCAGTCGGCCGTCGAAGCCGACCTCGTCCAGCTCGAAGTCCTGTTCGCGCTGCAGCGCCGCATGGACCCGGCGATCGACACGCGCGAGATCATCAAGGAAATCAGCGCACGGGTGCGCGAAGAGCTCGACTACCGCCGCGAGGCCAAGCATGCCGCGCTCTATGCCGAGGTCCTGAAGGACGAGCCGCTGGTGCGCGTGCCGACGGTGCGGCCCGAACTGTCGACCGGGCGCCTCCTGACCCTGTCCTGGCTCGAGGGCACGCGCATGCTGAGCCATGTCGAGGCGTCGCTCGCCGAGCGCAACCGGCTCGCCACCGCCATGTTCCGCGCCTGGTGGCATCCTTTCGCCGCGATCGGCGTCATCCACGGCGATCCGCATCTCGGCAACTACACCGTCTTCGCGCAGGACGGCGAAGCCGGCGGCATCAACCTTCTCGACTATGGCTGCGTGCGCGTTTTCCCGGTCCGGTTCATCGGCGCCGTGATCGACCTCTACAAGGGCCTGGAGGCGGGCGACGAGGCGCGCGTCGTCCATGCCTACGAGACCTGGGGCTTCAAGAACCTGCGCAAGGATCTGATCGAAGTTCTCAACATGTGGGCGCGATTCATCTACGGCCCGCTGCTCGACGACCGCGTCCGGACGATCGCCGACGGCGTCGCGCCCGGCGAATATGGCCGGCGCGAGGCCTTCCAGGTGCACAAGGCGCTCAAGGAACGAGGGCCGGTGACCATTCCGCAGGAATTCGTGCTGATGGACCGGGCCGCCATCGGCCTCGGCGGCGTCTTCCTGCACCTGAAGGCCGAGCTCAATTTCTATCGCCTCTACAACGAGGAGATCGACACCTTCAGCCTGGAGGCCGTGGCCGCACGCCAGGACCGGGCGCTCGGTCTGGCCGGCCTCAAGGCCGCCTGA
- the ispH gene encoding 4-hydroxy-3-methylbut-2-enyl diphosphate reductase, whose translation MASSRPELPPLKILLCSPRGFCAGVVRAIDAVEQALRIYGPPVYVRHEIVHNRFVVDGLKAKGAIFVEELAEIPDTEAPVIFSAHGVAKSVPAEAEKRNFLAIDATCPLVTKVHREAEIHFRRGREVVLVGHAGHPEVVGTMGQLPPGAVTLIETLAQAKGFVPKDEAQLAYVTQTTLSVDDTREIVEFLTARFPAIVGPHKEDICYATTNRQEAVKRVAPRVEAMIVVGAPNSSNSQRLREVAEREGCRISELVQRAADIDWDRFGQIASLGITAGASAPEVLVEEIIEAFATRYSVTVETVSTADESVFFPLPRQLRPDAAA comes from the coding sequence TTGGCCAGCTCACGCCCAGAACTGCCGCCCTTGAAGATCCTGCTCTGCTCGCCGCGCGGCTTCTGCGCGGGCGTGGTGCGCGCCATCGACGCCGTCGAGCAGGCCCTCAGGATCTATGGCCCGCCGGTCTATGTCCGCCATGAGATCGTCCACAACCGCTTCGTCGTGGACGGCCTCAAGGCCAAGGGCGCGATCTTCGTCGAGGAACTCGCCGAGATCCCGGACACCGAGGCTCCCGTCATCTTCTCCGCCCATGGCGTGGCGAAATCGGTCCCGGCCGAGGCCGAGAAGCGCAACTTCCTGGCGATCGACGCGACCTGCCCGCTGGTCACCAAGGTCCATCGCGAGGCCGAGATCCATTTCCGGCGCGGCCGCGAGGTCGTGCTGGTCGGCCATGCCGGCCACCCGGAAGTGGTCGGCACCATGGGCCAGCTGCCGCCGGGCGCGGTCACCCTGATCGAAACGCTCGCCCAGGCCAAAGGCTTCGTGCCGAAGGACGAGGCGCAGCTCGCCTATGTCACCCAGACCACGCTGTCGGTGGACGACACCCGCGAGATCGTCGAATTCCTGACCGCGCGCTTCCCGGCCATCGTCGGGCCGCACAAGGAGGACATCTGCTACGCCACCACCAACCGCCAGGAGGCGGTCAAGCGCGTCGCCCCACGGGTCGAGGCGATGATCGTGGTCGGCGCGCCCAATTCGTCCAACTCCCAGCGCCTGCGCGAAGTGGCCGAACGCGAGGGCTGCCGCATTTCGGAACTGGTGCAGCGCGCCGCCGATATCGACTGGGACCGGTTCGGCCAGATCGCCTCGCTCGGCATCACCGCTGGCGCCTCGGCGCCGGAAGTGCTGGTGGAGGAGATCATCGAGGCTTTCGCCACCCGCTACAGCGTCACCGTCGAGACGGTTTCCACCGCCGACGAGAGCGTCTTCTTTCCCCTGCCCCGCCAGCTTCGGCCCGACGCCGCAGCCTGA
- the thrB_2 gene encoding Homoserine kinase, whose translation MAVYTDVTAEELSAHLKRYDIGSLLSFKGIAEGVENSNFLLHTTSGYFLLTLFEKRVDPKDLPFFIGLMEHLSRRGLNCPQPVKMTDGEALGELAKRPAVIVTFLEGLWIRRPQVSHCAAVGRALAELHLAGQGFAIRRVNALSVGGWRPLYERAEDRADTVAPGLRDTIGRELDHLEKVWPRDLPAGVIHADLFNDNVFFLNDRLSGLIDFYFACNDLFAYDLAICLNAWCFSPDNEFDFAKGAAMLAAYQDVRPLEQAERQALPLLARGSALRFLLTRLVDWLNVPPGAVVTPKNPLEYLAKLRFHQRVVSATEYGLK comes from the coding sequence ATGGCCGTCTATACCGACGTCACTGCCGAAGAGCTGTCGGCGCATCTCAAGCGCTACGACATCGGCTCGCTCCTGTCGTTCAAGGGCATTGCCGAAGGCGTCGAGAACTCCAATTTCCTGCTCCACACGACGTCGGGCTATTTCCTGCTCACCTTGTTCGAGAAGCGGGTGGACCCGAAGGACCTGCCCTTCTTCATCGGCCTGATGGAGCACCTGAGCCGGCGCGGCTTGAACTGCCCGCAGCCGGTGAAAATGACCGACGGCGAGGCGCTCGGCGAACTCGCCAAGCGACCGGCGGTCATCGTGACCTTCCTCGAGGGCCTGTGGATCCGCCGGCCCCAGGTCAGCCACTGCGCGGCAGTCGGCCGGGCGCTCGCCGAGCTGCACCTGGCCGGCCAGGGTTTCGCCATCCGGCGCGTCAACGCCCTGTCGGTGGGCGGCTGGCGGCCGCTCTACGAGCGGGCAGAGGATCGCGCCGACACGGTCGCGCCGGGCCTGCGCGACACCATTGGGCGCGAGCTCGACCATCTCGAGAAGGTCTGGCCGCGCGACCTGCCGGCCGGCGTCATCCATGCCGACCTGTTCAACGACAATGTCTTCTTCCTGAACGACCGGCTGTCCGGCCTGATCGACTTCTATTTCGCCTGCAACGACCTGTTCGCCTACGACCTGGCGATCTGCCTCAATGCCTGGTGCTTCTCGCCCGACAACGAGTTCGATTTCGCCAAGGGCGCGGCCATGCTCGCCGCCTATCAGGACGTCAGGCCGCTGGAACAGGCCGAACGGCAGGCCCTGCCGCTGCTTGCCCGCGGCTCGGCCCTGCGTTTCCTGCTGACGCGCCTCGTCGACTGGCTGAACGTGCCCCCGGGCGCCGTGGTGACGCCGAAGAACCCGCTCGAATATCTCGCCAAGCTGCGGTTCCACCAGCGTGTCGTATCGGCGACCGAATACGGCCTCAAATGA
- the rnhA_1 gene encoding Ribonuclease HI, translating into MTKRVEIFTDGACSGNPGPGGWGAILRYGDAVKEMSGGESETTNNRMELMAAISALEALNRPSAVDLHTDSQYVKNGIMSWIHGWKRNGWRTADKKPVKNADLWQRLDEARGRHTVTWHWVKGHAGHDENERADELARMGMEPFKRR; encoded by the coding sequence ATGACCAAACGCGTCGAGATTTTCACCGACGGCGCCTGCTCGGGCAATCCGGGGCCGGGCGGCTGGGGCGCCATCCTGCGCTACGGCGATGCGGTCAAGGAGATGTCGGGGGGCGAATCCGAGACCACCAACAACCGCATGGAGCTGATGGCGGCCATTTCGGCGCTGGAGGCGCTGAACCGCCCCTCGGCCGTCGACCTGCATACCGACAGCCAATATGTGAAGAACGGCATCATGAGCTGGATTCACGGCTGGAAGCGCAACGGCTGGCGCACCGCCGACAAGAAGCCGGTGAAGAATGCCGATCTCTGGCAGCGGCTCGACGAGGCGCGCGGCCGCCACACCGTCACCTGGCACTGGGTCAAGGGCCATGCCGGCCATGACGAGAACGAGCGGGCCGACGAGCTCGCGCGCATGGGCATGGAACCGTTCAAGCGGCGCTGA
- a CDS encoding Hybrid peroxiredoxin hyPrx5 has protein sequence MTIKIGDRLPDATFRQMTADGPAARSTADLFAGKTVILFAVPGAFTPTCHKNHMPGFVANADAFKAKGVDAIYATSTNDVFVLDAWQKASNAVDKVGVLADGSADFAKAIGLENDMSSFGMGMRSKRYSMLVKDGVVAQLNVEETPGKADVSGAETLLNQL, from the coding sequence ATGACCATTAAGATTGGCGACCGCCTGCCCGATGCGACCTTTCGCCAGATGACTGCCGACGGCCCGGCTGCCCGCAGCACGGCGGACCTCTTCGCCGGCAAGACCGTGATTCTGTTCGCCGTGCCCGGCGCCTTCACGCCCACCTGCCACAAGAACCACATGCCCGGCTTCGTCGCCAATGCCGACGCCTTCAAGGCGAAGGGCGTCGACGCCATCTACGCGACCTCGACCAACGACGTCTTCGTGCTCGACGCCTGGCAGAAGGCTTCGAACGCGGTCGACAAGGTCGGCGTCCTCGCCGATGGCAGCGCCGATTTCGCCAAGGCGATCGGCCTGGAGAACGACATGTCGTCCTTCGGCATGGGCATGCGCTCCAAGCGCTATTCCATGCTGGTCAAGGACGGCGTGGTCGCCCAGCTCAATGTCGAGGAAACGCCGGGCAAGGCCGACGTGTCGGGTGCCGAGACCCTGCTGAACCAGCTCTGA
- the gltR_3 gene encoding HTH-type transcriptional regulator GltR gives MELPHPNLLRSFLAVAETRSFTLAAERLALRQSTISQHIKRLEDGLARRLFARDTHAVALTPDGDALIGFARGVLEANARMERFVAGSALRGRLRFGASEDFVLSELPAVLSEFAGAHASVDLELTVGISGELVRMFEAGDLDLIFIKRPLDHPAGAVLSSPAAREHPVWREQLVWLGRPGIRPDPGRPLPLVLFRPPSVTRILTLDALDRAGRAWRVACTSGSFSGVRAAVLAGLGVTAHSARLMPPGLAALPPARDLPALGMMEFVVIGPGPQNRTAAALTATILANAARLQKPAS, from the coding sequence GTGGAACTGCCGCATCCCAACCTCCTGCGCTCGTTCCTGGCGGTGGCCGAAACCCGCAGCTTCACGCTGGCTGCGGAACGCCTGGCCTTGCGGCAGTCGACGATCAGCCAGCACATCAAGCGGCTGGAGGATGGGCTGGCGCGCCGGCTGTTCGCGCGCGATACCCATGCGGTGGCCCTGACGCCCGACGGCGATGCGCTGATCGGGTTCGCGCGCGGCGTGCTGGAGGCCAATGCCAGGATGGAGCGGTTCGTCGCAGGCTCGGCGCTGCGCGGCCGGCTGCGTTTCGGCGCCTCGGAAGATTTCGTGCTGTCCGAACTGCCGGCGGTGCTGTCCGAATTCGCCGGCGCGCACGCCTCGGTCGATCTCGAGCTGACCGTCGGCATCAGCGGCGAACTCGTCCGCATGTTCGAGGCCGGCGATCTCGACCTCATCTTCATCAAGCGCCCGCTGGATCATCCCGCCGGTGCGGTGCTGTCGAGCCCGGCTGCCCGCGAGCACCCGGTCTGGCGCGAGCAACTCGTCTGGCTCGGCCGGCCCGGCATCCGGCCGGATCCGGGCCGGCCGCTGCCGCTGGTGCTGTTCCGGCCGCCGAGCGTGACGCGCATCCTGACGCTCGACGCGCTCGACAGGGCCGGGCGCGCCTGGCGGGTCGCCTGCACCAGCGGCAGTTTCAGCGGGGTGAGGGCAGCGGTGCTCGCCGGGCTCGGCGTCACCGCCCATTCGGCCCGGCTGATGCCGCCTGGGCTCGCCGCCCTGCCGCCGGCCCGGGATCTGCCGGCGCTCGGCATGATGGAATTCGTGGTGATCGGTCCGGGTCCGCAGAACCGGACGGCGGCGGCGCTCACCGCGACGATTCTCGCCAACGCGGCCCGGCTGCAGAAGCCGGCCTCCTAG
- a CDS encoding Sodium Bile acid symporter family protein, with protein MAFRPLSLPPPDPYLIALAATAGFASLLPARGPAACAVDLAVQIAIAALFFLYGVRLAPQAVREGLVHWRLQALILAISFALFPLVSLALATAFRSWLPHDLALGLMFIGMLPSTVQASIAFTALARGNVPAALCSATLSNLAGMVVTPALVALLVSAHGTGIGLAGLRDIALQLLLPFLAGQLARPWCGDLVSRHIAVVTAVDRGAILLIVYSAFSHGMTAGIWQTVDLASLGRIAALATLMLASVLVASTFISRWLGFSRQDEIAIVFCGSKKSMASGISLANILFAGQPVSLIVLPLMLFHQAQLFACATLARRYAARADASP; from the coding sequence ATGGCCTTCCGCCCGCTCTCGCTGCCGCCTCCCGATCCCTACCTCATCGCGCTGGCCGCCACGGCGGGGTTTGCCTCGCTGCTGCCGGCGCGCGGCCCTGCGGCCTGCGCCGTCGACCTTGCGGTGCAGATCGCCATCGCCGCGCTGTTCTTTCTCTATGGCGTCCGGCTCGCGCCGCAGGCGGTGCGCGAGGGCCTCGTGCACTGGCGCCTGCAGGCGCTGATCCTCGCCATCAGCTTCGCGCTCTTCCCGCTCGTCAGCCTTGCCCTTGCAACTGCCTTCCGGTCCTGGCTGCCGCACGATCTCGCCCTCGGTCTGATGTTCATCGGCATGCTGCCCTCGACCGTTCAGGCCTCCATCGCCTTTACGGCGCTGGCGCGCGGCAATGTGCCCGCGGCGCTCTGCAGCGCCACCCTTTCCAATCTCGCCGGCATGGTCGTGACACCGGCCCTGGTCGCGCTGCTCGTTTCCGCGCATGGCACGGGCATTGGCCTCGCCGGGCTCCGCGACATCGCCCTGCAGCTGCTCCTGCCCTTCCTCGCCGGCCAGCTTGCGCGTCCCTGGTGCGGCGATCTCGTCTCCCGTCACATCGCGGTGGTCACCGCCGTCGACCGCGGCGCGATCCTGCTCATCGTCTATTCGGCCTTCAGCCACGGCATGACCGCCGGCATCTGGCAGACGGTCGATCTTGCCAGCCTCGGCCGGATCGCGGCACTGGCGACGCTGATGCTGGCGAGCGTGCTCGTCGCCAGCACCTTCATCAGCCGCTGGCTCGGCTTCTCGCGCCAGGACGAGATCGCCATCGTCTTCTGCGGCTCGAAGAAAAGCATGGCGAGCGGCATTTCGCTTGCCAACATCCTGTTCGCCGGCCAGCCGGTGAGCCTCATCGTGCTGCCGCTGATGCTGTTCCACCAGGCCCAGCTCTTCGCCTGCGCGACGCTCGCCCGCCGCTACGCGGCGCGGGCCGACGCCAGCCCGTGA
- a CDS encoding Tetratricopeptide repeat protein, with the protein MRAAVFLLALLVPALLAGGAGAQTTGPSSGSPLAGNPSVPALESERSRRLDELFSRLKDASDPRIARVIDREISLILARSGSDTVDLLMARATQAFQRQDHDLSLSLLDAVVDLYPDYVEGWSRRATIYFARKEYGRAVADIEQVLRREPRHYGALAGLGMILQQLGDERQALVVFRKALEINPHLERIPEVIRRLQPKVDGTAL; encoded by the coding sequence ATGCGCGCGGCGGTTTTTCTATTGGCCCTCCTTGTTCCCGCTCTTCTGGCGGGCGGGGCGGGCGCGCAGACGACCGGTCCGTCGAGCGGCTCGCCGCTCGCCGGCAATCCATCGGTTCCAGCGCTCGAATCGGAGCGCTCGCGCCGGCTCGACGAATTGTTCTCGCGGCTGAAGGATGCGAGCGACCCGCGGATCGCGCGGGTCATCGACCGGGAGATTTCCCTGATTCTGGCCCGGTCGGGCTCGGATACCGTCGATCTCCTGATGGCGCGCGCTACCCAGGCCTTCCAGCGCCAGGACCACGATCTCTCGCTCTCCCTGCTCGATGCCGTCGTCGATCTCTATCCCGACTATGTCGAGGGCTGGAGCCGGCGGGCGACCATCTATTTCGCCCGCAAGGAATATGGCCGGGCGGTCGCGGACATCGAGCAGGTCCTGCGGCGCGAGCCGCGCCACTACGGCGCGCTCGCCGGCCTCGGCATGATCCTCCAGCAGCTGGGTGACGAGCGCCAGGCGCTGGTGGTGTTCCGCAAGGCGCTGGAGATCAACCCGCATCTGGAGCGGATCCCCGAGGTCATCCGCAGGCTGCAGCCCAAGGTCGACGGCACGGCCCTCTGA